Proteins from one Salmo salar chromosome ssa07, Ssal_v3.1, whole genome shotgun sequence genomic window:
- the nedd8 gene encoding NEDD8: MLIKVKTLTGKEIEIDIEPTDKVERIKERVEEKEGIPPQQQRLIYSGKQMNDEKTAADYKIQGGSVLHLVLALRGGEVLHCPTSLLLAL; encoded by the exons ATGTTGATTAAAGTCAAG ACACTCACTGGGAAAGAAATAGAGATTGACATAGAGCCCACAGACAAG GTGGAGAGGATtaaagagagagtggaggagaaagaggggattcCTCCCCAGCAGCAGAGGTTGATCTACAGTGGGAAACAAAT GAACGATGAGAAGACAGCAGCAGACTACAAGATCCAGGGAGGCTCTGTACTACATCTGGTCCTTGCGCTAAGAGGAGGGGAGGTCCTCCACTGTCCCACGAGCCTCCTGCTTGCCTTGTAA